Part of the Phocoena sinus isolate mPhoSin1 chromosome 17, mPhoSin1.pri, whole genome shotgun sequence genome is shown below.
tctcatttccattttctgctGTGGGTAATAGGTCAGCTTCTACctggccagtttttttttttaatttatctatccatctgtGATTATTTATAGCTAAATAGAACATTGTAGCTTCTTAAATAAACTTCAgaaatttcataaaatgaaacaatcatTTCAGAACCAAATTATCATTTAAGGGATGTATGCCAGCATGTAGAAAACTCTTATTTCAAGGGTTGTTTGTAGATAAGAGTTGgacacatttattgatttattcttttCACAGACAATAAATTTACAtccttagaaattatttttatatcctgaTCTTTTAAAAGACTTACAGGTTTAAAATACAAGTATGATAtgacaaataaaatgtatataccgTACAAATTAGTGTATATAATATACAAGAAATATTCCTAATATAGTACAATAATATTCATTCTTCATTTTGTGCTTCCTAAGGTTTTGATTTTGataacatttataatatattttaaattctacacttaatctgtggagagagagagagttgccCACCATGGAAAGAAATTTACTTTATTAATACAAAGGTAATACGCATTATTCTGGAAGACTTTTAATAGGCTGATAATTTAATCAGATTTTCAATTCATGAATTCATGATCAGGATTAAATGATTTCAAACCATGCTACTTGAgcgtttatatataaaaatttgtgtTTGTTGGCTTGTTGTTTACTTGCTTGTTTATTATCGTCTGTTTCCTACAGAATCCAGTGTTTCTTCAGGCAACTCTTTAACTGGCTCTGATTCTGTTCACTTCGTAGATGATGACACATCCCAGGAAGGTATGTCGTTTATTTCTTATCAGCGTCACCCTCATTATATCCCTTCGTTTTTCATCTCTCAAATGTGTTTGATAAAGGagtaatgtgaattttatttgatAGGGTTACCTGAAGTGGCAGAATCCACCTGGTGGTTTAAATCCTTTTTCCAGTCTGAGCAAGCAGAGAAGACCAGTCTGCTTGTGGGTAAGTTTTACCTTTTCTGATAAGGATATTTCCTTTTCAGAATAGAACAACACGTGTCATAATTATCATGATAACCAATAAGGATAAAACCTAGTTGTCTCCTGGAAGGTAGTGAAGGCTTTGATATGAAGCGTACTTGAGGGTAAAGGTGGGGAAACAGTTTCTCCCTCCTTCTAGTTAAGCATCAATGCACACTTTCTAATTCTATCTGtagtgaaaaaactgaaaactcaCATGCCGATTATTATCATGGTTTAGTGGGAATGGATCGGGAATCAGAGGCAAGGTTCTAAATTTGATTTTCCAATACCTACAGGAACAAATAACAATTATCTACTCCAATAAAAGGAATCACAGCTCCTCAGGGAAATGGCTGATCCCAGGACAAGTAAGAAACAGTAAGAGACAAGCCTGGACTATTTCATGATGCCAAAAAGATAGAAATGCCCCCGAGATGATGGGGATGTGTCAAAACGACACAAGAATGAACTGAGTAAATCTGGGACTATTTCAGcagtaaaataatgataataatagacaATTGcctgtagaataaaataaagtccaTTAATCTATTTAGATATAAAAAATACTTGAATGAACAAACGAGATATAAAAAATGCTTGAATGAACGAATacatgagagagaaggaaaagctctTTCTTGCCAGCGGAATTCCAATTTATAAACATAGAAGGAATGATGGAGAATCGTTACATGACAAACACACCAGCCACAGTTGTTCCAGGCAAGAATTACCCCAGGGCTCTAAAATAAATGGGCACAAATGTGAGAAACAAGATATCAAAGGCTTTCAGAGTATCTCCCCATAAAGTACCTAAGAAtcacaaaggggaaaaatagtaactttctCACGGAAAAACCTGTCAGATGAGcctcaacaaaaacaaacagaaaacagtgaGCTAGTTGCTGGCTGTCCTAGACAATCCTGGTAGGTCCCACTGCTGGTCTGGACTGGCCTCTGAGTGCCAATTACCAGCCAGAAGACGGAATTTGTGCGTTTGTACACAACACGTTTTGAACTGCTCTATCATACTGAATAGCACGGTTGTTATTCTAATGGTTTTATAAAAGTGACTGTGTTGATTTTTACACCCTTTACTAATGACTAGCTACTAATTGGGGTAAAAAGAGTAAATAACAATGCAGTCCATAGATTCTAATGTTAAAACATCAGTGTTTTGATACATTTTCCACAGAATCAACTAAAGAGGATACTTTGTAAAATCAAAGTAAGGCCAGTTGTTGAAAAGATGTATTCTTTACTTTATCAAGTATAGTGATTTGAATTATTTAGGTaagtgtttcatttatttttcggGTTTACCTCAATTGTAAAGACAACTTACAAAGAAGCATTTCTCAGCTAATCACCTTTGACTTTGCAATTCAGTGGGCATTGTTGTAACAGCTGACTCTTCTAGGCAAAGAATTACTGTTCTTTGTAATTCTATGTAACAGCTAATGGGTGTTCCATCTGGCCAGCAGACCCCTTTCCTGGTCTTCTGACCTGATCAAGCAGATTCTCCTGgggctttttgtttatttgtttatcccCATTGGTGTTTCCTGACCGCTGTTCCCTCCAGTATTCAGTTTAGGATATATTAGGGAAAAATAAACCAAGGGAACTCAGCTCTGTGTCCTTCGTTGCATCTGAGGACCCCAGCCATTCCTCTCTTAGAGACTTCCGGTGACTTTTCAATATATAATGTCAGGGGTTTTAGTTTTACTTAACGGAAGGAATACATCTATTCCATCAGAAGTCTTTCTCTCTGTACTTTTGTCTTCAGAAATTTTCTACTTTTGCTTTTTATGTCTCCATATGAAGTTTGAAAATCTTGCCTTTTCCcccttattttttccaaaatgctgTTGCTCTTCCATTGTGACTGCATAACTTTCAAGATTAACTTAGGGACAACACCCATTCCTGTTGAATTAATTATTTCCCCCAAGATTAAGTGTGCTTCTCCACTGCTCGGGGCTTCATCTGCACCTCAGCTTTGTCTCAAAATTTTCCTCACGTCGATCTGCATTTGGGGGGCCGGTTGTGTTCCTAGATGTTTTATAATGTGTTTCCTTCCATCTCCGCCTCTCAATGCTTGTGTTTAGAGTTTTGCAGACtaatgatttctgtatattaattttctatctagGTATGTTATGAATTCTCTTGTCACTTATAATAGTATTtcagtagaattttttaaaattaacaataaacAGTCCATATAACCTgcaaataaattattgttttaccTTCTACCTTCTGGTTTTTGTATCCCATTTCTTCCTCATGTCCCGTCGTGTCGGCTGGTATATCCAGAGCAGTGCCAAATAACACGACCTTTACAGCTGAACTGCACGAGCTGGGGAGAGGATCTTTCACACTGTGTCCTTGAAAACACACTGACTTGCAACACGAG
Proteins encoded:
- the PPDPFL gene encoding LOW QUALITY PROTEIN: pancreatic progenitor cell differentiation and proliferation factor-like protein (The sequence of the model RefSeq protein was modified relative to this genomic sequence to represent the inferred CDS: inserted 1 base in 1 codon); the encoded protein is MASVPSTGCXLAPNQYYRKSSVSSGNSLTGSDSVHFVDDDTSQEGLPEVAESTWWFKSFFQSEQAEKTSLLVAPRKLLHTG